One genomic segment of Sminthopsis crassicaudata isolate SCR6 chromosome 2, ASM4859323v1, whole genome shotgun sequence includes these proteins:
- the GMFB gene encoding glia maturation factor beta isoform X1, translating into MSESLVVCDVAEDLVEKLRKFRFRKETNNAAIIMKIDKDKRLVVLDEEHEGISPDELKDELPERQPRFIVYSYKYLHDDGRVSYPLCFIFSSPVGCKPEQQMMYAGSKNKLVQTAELTKVFEIRNTEDLTEEWLCEKLGFFH; encoded by the exons agtgAATCTCTGGTGGTTTGTGATGTTGCTGAAGATCTAGTGGAGAAACTGAGAAAGTTTCGTTTTCGCAAAGAAACTAACAATGCTGCTATTATAA TGAAGATTGACAAGGATAAACGGCTGGTAGTACTGGATGAAGAGCATGAG GGTATTTCACCAGATGAACTTAAAGATGAACTACCTGAACGACAACCTCG CTTCATTGTATATAGTTATAAATATCTACATGATGATGGAAGAGTTTCATACCCTCTATGCTTTATATTTTCTAGTCCTGTTG GATGTAAGCCTGAACAACAGATGATGTATGCTGGGAGTAAGAATAAACTAGTTCAAACAGCTGAATTAACCAAG GTATTTGAAATAAGAAATACTGAAGACCTAACTGAAGAATGGTTATGTGAAAAACTTGGATTTTTCCACTGA
- the GMFB gene encoding glia maturation factor beta isoform X2 codes for MKIDKDKRLVVLDEEHEGISPDELKDELPERQPRFIVYSYKYLHDDGRVSYPLCFIFSSPVGCKPEQQMMYAGSKNKLVQTAELTKVFEIRNTEDLTEEWLCEKLGFFH; via the exons A TGAAGATTGACAAGGATAAACGGCTGGTAGTACTGGATGAAGAGCATGAG GGTATTTCACCAGATGAACTTAAAGATGAACTACCTGAACGACAACCTCG CTTCATTGTATATAGTTATAAATATCTACATGATGATGGAAGAGTTTCATACCCTCTATGCTTTATATTTTCTAGTCCTGTTG GATGTAAGCCTGAACAACAGATGATGTATGCTGGGAGTAAGAATAAACTAGTTCAAACAGCTGAATTAACCAAG GTATTTGAAATAAGAAATACTGAAGACCTAACTGAAGAATGGTTATGTGAAAAACTTGGATTTTTCCACTGA